Genomic window (Bacteroidales bacterium):
AGTTTTTACACCTTCAGCAATTTTTCCCGGACACCATGCTATAAACGGAACTCTTATACCTCCATCATAAACATCTCGCTTTGTACCCCTGAGAGGTCCATAACTCTTAAAGAAATCCGGATTTGCACCACCCTCGCAATGAGGACCATTATCACTTGTAAATATTACGATAGTATTTTTGTCTATTCCAAGTTCTTTGAGTTCTTCAATTACTTCTCCAACATACATATCTAATCGAGAAACCATTGCTGCAAACGAAGCGTATGGCTTGTCTGATTTGTGATAACCTTGCCATCCATTATATGGCACTTCCTCAAATTTATTCTCATACATTGCATATATTGAGTCATGAGGTAGGTTTAATTCGGCATGAGGAAGTGTATATGTCAGCATTGCAAAGAATGGTTTATTAGAGTTTTCCCTAATAAAGTTCAAAGCTTTCTCATGAATTAAATCTTGAGAGAATACTGCACGACCATTATTCAAATTTTCGGGAATACCTATTGAATCGTTGTTATGCCATAGATGCTCTGGATAGTATGTATGTGCTTGTCTTTGGCAATTATATCCATAGAACTCATCAAATCCCATTGCATTTGGAGTTGATACTGATCTTGGGTATCCTAAGCCCCACTTACCAAAGATCCCGGTTGTATATCCCTCATCTTTCATTAATGAAGCAACAGTGTATGTCCCTTCTTGCATAGGTTGTTGACCTTCGGGATATAACTCTTTGTTTCCTCTAATTTGTGAGTGTCCAGTATGTAAACCCGTCATTAAAGAGCATCTTGATGGAGCACTAACAGTGCATCCTGCATAGTGATTGGTAAATAGCATACCTTGCTCTGCCATTCGGTCGATATTGGGTGTTTTTATTTTTTCTTGGCCATAACATCCTAAATCTCCATAGCCAAGATCATCTGCTAAAATATAAATTACATTTAATTTGCTCTCTTCGGGTTTTGAACACGACATTGTTGCCAACAATGCACATGATGATAAAAGAATATCTCTCCTCTTCATGCCTATTTTATTTATTGTTTATTTTATAATTACTCCTTTCAGCGAAACGTATTAAATATCCAGTAGGGCAAATATATTTACAATAAGGTCGCTTGACAAACAAAGATAATACTAAAAATGTAAAACCAATTATTAATGCAGGAATATATGCTTGATTATAGATGAAAATTGTAAATGCTTCATAGTCCATTATGTCAAAGTATAGACCTGAGCACATTATAAACATAATTATAATCCACAAAATTTTTTGTACTATTTTAAGTATCTTATTGGTTTTATTTGATATGTTAATTTTAAATGGTGATATACTGTTTATTATCTCCTGAGATGCCCCATACGGACACACCCATGTGCAATAATACTGTTTTTTGCCAAATAGTGGATAGATAAATGCTATGATAATAAGAAGCAATGGTATTATTATATTGATATTGTCAACACCATTTGAAACAAAATTGACAATCATTGATAATGACAAAAATGTTCCGCACCATACTCCCAATATAAGAATATTAATAATTAGTTGTAAATATCTAATGATTCTATTTTTTGTAAAAAGAGGTAGTGTAATAGAAAATAAAATAATTAATATTGCTATAATGTTTTTTATTGAAAAGAACTCAGTAATATCATAGGAAGATACTATTTTGTTATTTATCACATACTCCATTGCAGAGTTAAATGTTTTAATTACAGCATTTGAAGAGTATGTTGCTCCTGATATTGCATCTACTTGCTTCTCTAATGCTTCTTGTGGGGTTAAACCTACCCATTCTGCATATAATCCATTCTTTTCAAGAGTATTGAAAAAACGAGGAGATTCGCTATTCTTTAGAGGTCTTATTTTAGATATTATACCATTTGAATTAATGTGAATTTCTAAATGTGTTGCTCCTGCAAAGCCTTTAATGTCACTGACTATATTTGATGTGTTTACTATTGTGTTACCATTGGAGAATGTTATATTGTTGTTTTTTTTCTTTTCTTCAATTGAAATTCCGAAAACTTGTTTATCCCTATTAATCGCTATTATACATATTAGAAATATAGTTATTAATAAGGATGTAATTTGTGTTAATTTGGATACTATTATGTCTCTGCTTTTCATTTTAAACACTGGAGTTATCTTTTGCAAAGATACAAAAAAAAGAGAGTACCATACAGATACTCTCTTAATCAAAAATATAATAATTGTTATTTTCCGGTTATTGTTACTGTACCTTTTTTAAGACCTTTTGAAGTTGCTTCAAGAGTAATTGTTCCGGGAATTTCATTTGAACCTATAATTGCTGTCATCATTCCGTTAAATACTTTCATTGTTGGTTTTTGGAATGATTCAAGTGATGTTGGATCACCATTTGCTCCTGCTACATATTTACCATTACCTTTAACTTTAAATTTAATTTGGTTAGCAGCAACTGGGCAAAGGTTACCCTCTTTATCAACAACTTTAACCGTAACAAAAGATAAGTCTTTACCATCAGCAGTTATTTCTGTTCTATCGGGAATAAGTTCTATTTTGTATGGTTTACCTGCTGTCTTAATCTCTTTCTCCGCAGCAACTTCTCCGTTCTCGTTATATGCAACAACTTTAACTGTTCCTGCCTCATATTTGGTATCCATCCACATTAAACGATAACGAGCTAAACGTTTTAAGTCGGCTGCTGATGCTGAATCGGCACTATTGTAAACAGTAACACTCATATCTTTTGTGCGTTTACCTTGACTCTTGCCATTGATAAATAGTTCTGCTGTGGGATAATTTGTATATACAAATATTGGAGTTATCTCCCCTTCTCTACCTTTCCAGTTCCAGTGAGGTAATATATGAAGAGTCTCTTCATCTTTATTCCAGTGACTACGATATAGGTAATATCTGTCTTTGGGAAGTCCTGCAAGGTCAATTATACCAAACAATGATGAGTGACTTGGCCAATCTGAATAGTATGGTGTTGGTTCTCCTAAATAGTCAAATCCTGTCCATACGAACTCTCCTATGCAGTATGGTAAATCTTCGTGTTGAATCCAATCATCTTCAGGAAGATTTGACCAACCGCAATGCTCTACATCATATGATGATGCTTGATGATCTTCGTATTTGTGCATTGAGCGACGCACTACTG
Coding sequences:
- a CDS encoding arylsulfatase, which codes for MKRRDILLSSCALLATMSCSKPEESKLNVIYILADDLGYGDLGCYGQEKIKTPNIDRMAEQGMLFTNHYAGCTVSAPSRCSLMTGLHTGHSQIRGNKELYPEGQQPMQEGTYTVASLMKDEGYTTGIFGKWGLGYPRSVSTPNAMGFDEFYGYNCQRQAHTYYPEHLWHNNDSIGIPENLNNGRAVFSQDLIHEKALNFIRENSNKPFFAMLTYTLPHAELNLPHDSIYAMYENKFEEVPYNGWQGYHKSDKPYASFAAMVSRLDMYVGEVIEELKELGIDKNTIVIFTSDNGPHCEGGANPDFFKSYGPLRGTKRDVYDGGIRVPFIAWCPGKIAEGVKTDHVSAFWDFMPTLADIANSSKELTTDGISYLPTLLSTKEQKEHEYLYWEFHELGGRKALRSGDWKLIKQPINGETVTELYNLKEDIHEDKDLVNEYPEKVKELEQLMDGARTHSDMFNFGIQVQ
- a CDS encoding 4Fe-4S binding protein, encoding MKSRDIIVSKLTQITSLLITIFLICIIAINRDKQVFGISIEEKKKNNNITFSNGNTIVNTSNIVSDIKGFAGATHLEIHINSNGIISKIRPLKNSESPRFFNTLEKNGLYAEWVGLTPQEALEKQVDAISGATYSSNAVIKTFNSAMEYVINNKIVSSYDITEFFSIKNIIAILIILFSITLPLFTKNRIIRYLQLIINILILGVWCGTFLSLSMIVNFVSNGVDNINIIIPLLLIIIAFIYPLFGKKQYYCTWVCPYGASQEIINSISPFKINISNKTNKILKIVQKILWIIIMFIMCSGLYFDIMDYEAFTIFIYNQAYIPALIIGFTFLVLSLFVKRPYCKYICPTGYLIRFAERSNYKINNK
- a CDS encoding DUF4982 domain-containing protein yields the protein QGMDAPDAVVNNNMAATMDVAGFNYRPHKYIENYSKLPQQIILGSETASTLSSRGVYKFPVVRRSMHKYEDHQASSYDVEHCGWSNLPEDDWIQHEDLPYCIGEFVWTGFDYLGEPTPYYSDWPSHSSLFGIIDLAGLPKDRYYLYRSHWNKDEETLHILPHWNWKGREGEITPIFVYTNYPTAELFINGKSQGKRTKDMSVTVYNSADSASAADLKRLARYRLMWMDTKYEAGTVKVVAYNENGEVAAEKEIKTAGKPYKIELIPDRTEITADGKDLSFVTVKVVDKEGNLCPVAANQIKFKVKGNGKYVAGANGDPTSLESFQKPTMKVFNGMMTAIIGSNEIPGTITLEATSKGLKKGTVTITGK